In Fulvitalea axinellae, the DNA window ATGAACGAGCGCCGTGACGATTGGCGTGGCGATTTCTACAAGAAATTCTCGGCGGTGGTCCGTGACTGTAAGGATGTCCGTGCGGCGATCGATTCGGTGAACCGTAATATCAAAAATATTGTGGGCGTGAAATACTCTACGGCCCGTCCTAAGCCGGACCAAAGCCCGTACGAGTCTATGGACTGCGGGTTGGCCTCATGCTCGGGGCTGTCGGTGTTATTGACTGACGCTTTCCGCTCGGTGGGTATTCCTTCACGTATTGCGGGCACTCCACTTTGGACTACCAAAAAAGGTAATCACAACTGGAATGAGGTGTACGTAGATGGCAAGTGGCATTTTACCGAATATTACCCAAGCGGTACTTTGGACAGAGCTTGGTTCTTGGGTGATGCCGGTAAGGCTGATCCTTCAAAGGCGGTCCACTGGATTTACGCCTCTTCGTTCAAGCCGGCGCAGACACATTTCCCGTTGGTGTGGGACGAAGACATCAAGTATGTTCACGCTCAAAATGTAACGGACAGATACATTAACCTCTATCACGAAGCCAACAAGGAAAAAGCAGCCAACGCCAACAAAGTAACGGTAGGCGTTGTGATGTTTAAGACTGCCGGTTGCAGCATGGGCGACGACCGTGTGTCAACTCCGGTATCGGTTTACGAAGGCAAAAAGAAATTGGCCAGCGGAACCACCAGCGGTCCTACGGATGATATGAATAACCTGCTCGAATTCAGGTTGAAAAAGAAAACTAAATACACTTTCGAGTATAAAGACGGAAAAGGCTTGTTGGTTCGCCAAGACGTTGAAGTGGGAGAGAAGGGAAGCCAAGTGCGCTTGTATCTCAATCGCTAAGAGCTTTTTGACAAATATAATATAAAGCGAAAGGGCGTCATTTGACGCCCTTTCTTTGTTTGCACTTTAGGAATACGCATAACAGATTATTTCATCATGAACCTGGAATAAGATCCCAAATCCAATTTCTGAAATTAAAAGACCCATTTTTCCGTTTCACGATTTCCTAGGTACATCGGTGTGAGTAGTAAGTTTTTTTGATTCTTCGGTTCAGGTCTAAGTAAGAAATATATTGGCATAAGCCAGAGGGCTACTTTTGAGCGGTATCTTTTATTTCTATCAGTTGTAACCAAGCATATAACTGATCAGCGATTTGCCTTTGGCCCACATGCTGGTTCCGTATTTTCTGCCTTCATATTGTTCCCAAACCCATTGCGAACCTTCTTCCAGTTCCCTAACGCTCATGTTTTTAGGTTCGAATACCACATTCGCCCCGTCGTATAATGACCAGTCGCGGGTCAGGATTCTGTTTTCCCTTTCCAGCTTCGCGTAAGTCCTTGATCCCGGGAAAGGAATCACAATCGTCGGGAAGCAATTGCTGAGTTCCAGGTCTTTGATATATTCCCAACTGTCTTCGAAAATATCTGTGGTATGTTCATCAAAACCGAAAAGAATGTTCGACTCCACGTCAATTCCGCGGTCTTTAAGCCTTTTGATATACTGGTTTGTCTTGCTCACGTCAAGAAAACCTTTGCCAACCTTTTTCAAAGCCTCTTTTGAAGGAGTCTCTATGCCTGCCAACATATAGTTGAGACCGCTTTCGGCGGCGAGGTCCAGAAGTTCCTCGTCTTCGGCTATGGTAAGATCAGCCTCTGTAGACCATTCTATTTTCAGTGGTTTGATCGCTGTCAGTAACTCTCGGGCATATTCCTTATCGGCGAAGAGGCTGTCGGAGTGGAGCTCGATCCAGTTTGACGGCGCTCTGCGGATTTCATCAACTACGTCTTTAACTGGACGGTGCCTGATCTTTCCGGAAAATTCATGAACAAGGCAAAACGCGCATTTGTACTTGCAACCGCGCGAAACGAGTACCGACCATACCCAATTGTATTTCGATGCGTCGATTATGTGTTTCGGATAATGGTTCAGCCCTTTGAGGTCCAGCGCTTCCGTTCTTTCGTAAAAAGGCTTAAGCGAATTGTTCTCGGCGTCTTTGAGTATTTGCTCCCAAATCCCTTCCGATTCCCCAATTATTACCGCGTCGGCGTGTTCTTTGGCCTCGTCTTTCATAAAGGTAGCGTGAAGACCGCCGAGAATTATGGCTTTGCCTTTTTTGCGGAACTTGTCTGCGATTTCGTAAGCTCGAATAGCGTCGGGAGTCGAGAAAAATATGGCTACGATGTCGGCGTCGGAGCGGAAGTCGACTTTCATGCCTGAGGTCTCGTCTACCATCTCCAGTTCTACATACGAAGGTGTACAGGCCGCTGTGGAAAATATATTTTGGGATGGGGACCCCATGTATTTCTTATAGTCTTTGAAAGGGCTTGGAGCGCACGCTTTTATCAATAAAGCTTTCATAGGACTGGGTTTTAGTGAGAAACGATGATCCCCGCCGGAATCATATGACAAAGCTAGGGGAATGCGTTTTCGGAAGCTTTGACCCAGATCAAAAAAGGTAGCTGTTTGGATATCTTTTGGGAAAAATGCTAAAGCTAGTAAGACGAAAAAGAACCAATCGGGATGATGAATCGAAACCGATTGGCTCTTTTGTGATAAATAGAGTTTGCGGAGAATAAATCGGCTCGGATTACTGTCTGACAGCGTTTTTCCTCCATCGAACAATAGCCGAAGCGAGCTCATATTTACGGACAATCGCTCGTTGTCCGTTTTGGCCGATGGTCTTGTTAAATCCTTGGTCTTCGATTTCCTTGATCAGACTCTCGGTGAGCGTCCCGATTTCGGTATTGGATACAGGTTTTCTGGCAAGATTCATCATCAAGTCGCCGATAAGCGAGGCTTGGCCTTCTTCCACCAATTGCTCCATAGCCCGAATATCTATGGCTTCCCTATTGAGGCTGATCTCGTCAAGTCCTCGGGTTTTCATTTTGGCTCTCCCGCCCAATTCTTTCCGGAATATTGAGATGTCGATGGCTCGTGGTTTTGTGCCGAATGATTCAGAAATACTTTTCAGATGACTTCCGCCGAGAGAATTGGCTAGCTCTTTTGCGCGTTCGCTAACATCCAACACCTTGTATTCGTCGAGCATCAGAACGTGGTCGGCTACGGCGAAATAATCGCCCAGACCGCCGATAACGAGCACGGATGAAATGCCGGAATGCTCCCACATAGCCCGGACTCTCTCTATGTAGGCCGTAATTGGTTCTTTCTCTTTGGCGATCAGGCTCTGCACAATGTGGTCGCGAACCATAAAGTTTCCTGCCGAAGTGTCTTCGTCGATGAGCAAGGCCTTTGCTCCGCATTCGATGGCTTCGATGATATTGGCGGCTTGGGAAGTTGATCCGCTGGCATTTTCGGTGGAAAACGCGCTGGTGTCTTTCCCCTGCGGAAGGTTATTGATAAAAGGGGAGATGTCTAGATTTCCGATAAATCGCCCGTCCTCGGCCCGGACTTTTACGCTGTCTTCGTCCGTAATGCAGAGCTCTCTTCCGTCGCCGGGAATATGGTTATAAACACCTCTTTCAAGTGCGTTGAGAAGTGTTGATTTTCCGTGAAATCCTCCGCCCGTGATTACGGTGATTCCTTTCGGGAGCCCCATTCCGGTATACGTTTTACCGTCTATTTCCAGCGACGTTTCCAAAGATTTTGGTGATACGAACGTTTCGCAACCTTCCATCGGCCTGTCGTCTACTGATGAGCGCCGGGCCAGTTTGCTTCCGTTTGCTATAAAAGCCAGCAGGTTTCTTTCCCTAAGCTCTTGGCGAATTTTGTCGGCGGTTTCGTTTGTGCGTACTGCTTCCAACGCGTGCCGGAATTCCCTGTCGGTTTCTATCCGTAAAGCGTCAATCATATCCGGAATTTCTTCGCAGAACATTTCGGAGGCTTCTCGCCCTAACACCCGTCGTCCGGCAGCGGGAAGGCCTACATAAAACAGGAAGCGTAATTGTCCGTCGGTTATTTCCACGGCGCTTCTTCTCAACACTTCCTGCCCGACGCGGTATACTTCCACACGTCCGCTTTTTCCGCTTCCCCGGCGTTTGCCGGTTTGGGCCACGGCTTTGAGCGCTTTCCTATGGACAAAGTCTGCCAATCCGACTTTTCTGGATTCGTTTTCGTACAGTTCGTCGTCGTAGCCGAATTCGTATAAATCGAATGTCACGCCGATTAGGGATGGCCCGGCGAAGGGGTCGCCCTGCACGCGGAGTACTTCCAAGTCAAATCCGCCGAAGTCGTATCGTCCTTTTATGTCTTGGTACGCTTTGTAGCCGCGTCCGTCTATTCTCCTTAGAATCGATTTCAGTCTGTCCATTTCTATGCTTTATCCCTACTAAAAAGTTTAGGGTTTTGGTCGTAATCATGATCAAGAGCAAGATCGCACTCTTTTGTAAAAGAATAAAACAGATTATTGGCGCTATACGTATTCATATATATAATTTTTCTTATAACTTGTCTTGTCTATAATTAAGATAAAGTGTGGAGATAAACATGATGAATCGCTTGAGTTGTTTTATTTTTTTGTTGTGTAATCTTTTTTTTATACTCGGCGAGCCGGTTGGTTCGATGGCTCAAGCGAGTGAAGGCGATAAAGTCAGGGAACTCTTCCGTAGAGTCAACACTCCCGGGGAGGAGCAACAAGCCTTATCGGAACTGTTTCAACTTTTGGAAAATACGAAAGACGACGAGATCAAAACACGCGTTTCCATCACGATAGGACAACATATGAACTCGAAGGCCAAGGTAGATTCGGCGCTACTTTTTGGCTGGAAATCGGTGGAACTGATAGGAAACCGGACAGACACTTTGAGCCTAAAGCGTCTGTCTAGGGCATATAATATTCTTGCGATAGCGAATAATATCAAAGGCCTGTGGGATGAAAGCGTAAAGTGGCATTTCAAATCTTCCGAAACCGCCGTTAAGGTTGGCGATAGCCTGATGTATTACATGAGCGCCCACGGAGTTGCGAATATTTATCGTCACCAAGGTAAATACCAAGAGTCGTTGGAGCTGTTCAAGGAGTGCCTTTCCCAAAAAGATAATCTCAGGATGCTTTACGCAAGCCATATCAATATGGGGATTATTTACACCGATTTGGAGCGTTATGAAGACGCGAATCGGCATACCGAAAAGGCGTTGGCTCTCTGTGTGGAATCGGGCGATATCAAAGGTCAAATTATCTGCGGAACAAACCTTGGAATGAACAGCACGTTTCTCGGAAAGCATCGCGAAGCTTTGGTTCTGTTGGACGACGCCATAACCTTGGCCAAGAATCACGAGTACCAGCGTCTGAAACTGAATGCCCAAATCTATAAATCCAAAACCCTTCAGGCTTTGGGCTGGAACCTGTCGGCTCATGCCACTCTTATGCAGGTGAGGGAGGGAATGTCGGGCTATAATTACCTGAATATGGAGGAAGAGGTTTTCGCTCGCCTAAAGGATGTCGCTTTGGCGATGGGCAATTACAAAGCGGCGTACGATTACCTTTCCGAATCAAACCGGGTTTCTGATTCTATCCAAGCCCTTCAGGCGAATAAAAAGCTCAAGGAATATGAGGTGAAATATGAGACGCTGAAGAAGGAAAAAAAGATAGAGGCCTTAAATGCCGAACAAAGCCGAAAAGAACTTGAGATTAGAAAACAGAAAGAGAGCAAGCGACATATGCTGTTTTTTTTCATTATTATTTTGGTGCCGGTGGTGGGGCTGTTGGTTGTTTATTATCAAAAATTAAGAACCCAAAGTTTACTCGCAAAACAGCAAGAGGAAATCAGTAGGCATGAGATAGCGACTTTGTTGAAAGATCAGGAAATCAAACTCGGGAAAGCTTCAATAGACGGACAGATTTCCGAAAGAAAACGCTTGGCCAGGGAACTGCACGATACAATTGGTGGAAACTTGGCTGCGATAAAGATGCGGTGCGCTAGAGAGGCTGACAAAAACGGTTTTCCTTCCGAAATAGTGGATCAGATAGATGATACCTATCAAATGGCCCGAACACTTTCCCATTCCCTAATTCCCAAAAACTTAAGCGCGACGGCGTTTACGTCTCTGCTACGGGAATCGTTGGAGGCGTTTCGGACCGATACGCTTTCGGAGATCGAACTGTCTGCGTATCCAGAAGGCGAGATAAACACGCTGGAACAGAATCTTCAGGTTGAGATATTTACGATCGTTAGGGAACTTGTAAACAATACATCCAAACACGCCGAAGCCGGTAGGATTGAGCTTAGCCTTACTTTAGTGGAAAATAGTCTGAATCTTTTGTTCGAGGACGACGGAAAGGGCTTTGATCTTTCAAAATCAAACGAAGGAATCGGTCTCCAAAATATGCGGAAGAGAGTCGAAAACCTGTCGGGTTCTTTTATGATCGATTCCCATCCCGAGCGTGGAACTTTGGTGAATATCGAGATTCCTTTGTCGAAAGATATTTCAGAAGAAGAAAATAAAGCCGAGGTAAAGATCGGATAAGAGCGGAGCCATTTCGGAAAGAATGATAGTAAGGAGAGAATGGTTATTGGCTCCAATAAAAAAATCAAAATCGAGGATCAGATAATCCCCAAATATGATGTCTGAAAAAGTGAAAATAGTGATAGCTGACGATCACAAGATGTTTCTTGACGGGTTGGTTAGCATGTTGGAAAAAGATTTCGAGATTGAACACACGGCCAAGAACGGGCAAAATGCGCTCAGTTACTTGAGGGCGAACCCGGAAATCAACGTTGACGTGCTGATTTCCGACATTACCATGCCTGAGCTGGACGGTATGGCTTTGAATAAAGTCGTAAAGAAAGAATTTCCGGAGACAAGAACGCTGATGGTAAGCATGCACCGGGATCCGGACATGATAAAAGGGCTGATTGAGGACGGAGTGGACGGGTTTGTTCCCAAAAACGCTGAAAAGGCAGAGTTGCTCAGGGCCGTAAAAAGCATTATGGGTGGTGAGAAGTATTTTTCCAGAGAAGTGCAGGAAGCGTATATGAAGAGCGTCTTCGATGCGCGTAACAGCCCAGAAGTGTCGCTGACCAAACGCGAAGAGGAAGTTCTGGCTTTGATTGCTCAAGAATATACAACACAGGAAATCGCCGACAAACTGTTTTTGAGCAAACATACAATCGAGAGCTATCGAAAGAATCTAATAGCCAAACTTGAAGTCAGGAACTTGGCGGGATTAACGAAAGTGGCGATTAAGAGAGGCCTTGTAAAAATGTAACTCCTTAGGAAATCAGGCATACACCCTGAAAACAGGGGGTGTGCTTTCACTGTTACGGGCCTTTTTCCCGGATGATTTTTTCAGAAATTTCGAAAGATAATTTCAAGGCGGAATATATGGGTTTGTAAGTATGGATTTGAAATGTTAAAAACATCAAATCATAAATATTTATATGGTTTGTTGTCTTTTCTTCGAGAAAAATTAATACTCTTACAAACTCATGTCTTGATATTTTACTATTTACTTTAAGTGCTTAATGAAGTAAACAGAATCTTTTGCTGTAGAATTTCATCTCAAAGATATATGGTGTGGGGCTTCATGCTCGTTTTGTCGGGCATCTATTCGTTGTTTTATTCTTTTGTTGCGTCAATCCCCGATTCCAAAGTCATTTTGGCGAGAATATCGGTATCACATCGTATTGCTGGCGGGGTAATATTCATGTTTGGTTTTTTGGCCTTTAGTGGT includes these proteins:
- a CDS encoding ABC-ATPase domain-containing protein; protein product: MDRLKSILRRIDGRGYKAYQDIKGRYDFGGFDLEVLRVQGDPFAGPSLIGVTFDLYEFGYDDELYENESRKVGLADFVHRKALKAVAQTGKRRGSGKSGRVEVYRVGQEVLRRSAVEITDGQLRFLFYVGLPAAGRRVLGREASEMFCEEIPDMIDALRIETDREFRHALEAVRTNETADKIRQELRERNLLAFIANGSKLARRSSVDDRPMEGCETFVSPKSLETSLEIDGKTYTGMGLPKGITVITGGGFHGKSTLLNALERGVYNHIPGDGRELCITDEDSVKVRAEDGRFIGNLDISPFINNLPQGKDTSAFSTENASGSTSQAANIIEAIECGAKALLIDEDTSAGNFMVRDHIVQSLIAKEKEPITAYIERVRAMWEHSGISSVLVIGGLGDYFAVADHVLMLDEYKVLDVSERAKELANSLGGSHLKSISESFGTKPRAIDISIFRKELGGRAKMKTRGLDEISLNREAIDIRAMEQLVEEGQASLIGDLMMNLARKPVSNTEIGTLTESLIKEIEDQGFNKTIGQNGQRAIVRKYELASAIVRWRKNAVRQ
- a CDS encoding transglutaminase-like domain-containing protein; its protein translation is MKYRADFSRVFTAGLCAAVFLVFQACGPKNVPDQYREKVEASLNKAGENRAELEKALEMAPEGQKEGLAFLISYMPERDLKSLSSDYLLKNLKWAYKAKNEFPWAKAIPDSVFYNDVLPYATMNERRDDWRGDFYKKFSAVVRDCKDVRAAIDSVNRNIKNIVGVKYSTARPKPDQSPYESMDCGLASCSGLSVLLTDAFRSVGIPSRIAGTPLWTTKKGNHNWNEVYVDGKWHFTEYYPSGTLDRAWFLGDAGKADPSKAVHWIYASSFKPAQTHFPLVWDEDIKYVHAQNVTDRYINLYHEANKEKAANANKVTVGVVMFKTAGCSMGDDRVSTPVSVYEGKKKLASGTTSGPTDDMNNLLEFRLKKKTKYTFEYKDGKGLLVRQDVEVGEKGSQVRLYLNR
- a CDS encoding response regulator transcription factor — translated: MMSEKVKIVIADDHKMFLDGLVSMLEKDFEIEHTAKNGQNALSYLRANPEINVDVLISDITMPELDGMALNKVVKKEFPETRTLMVSMHRDPDMIKGLIEDGVDGFVPKNAEKAELLRAVKSIMGGEKYFSREVQEAYMKSVFDARNSPEVSLTKREEEVLALIAQEYTTQEIADKLFLSKHTIESYRKNLIAKLEVRNLAGLTKVAIKRGLVKM
- a CDS encoding sensor histidine kinase, whose translation is MAQASEGDKVRELFRRVNTPGEEQQALSELFQLLENTKDDEIKTRVSITIGQHMNSKAKVDSALLFGWKSVELIGNRTDTLSLKRLSRAYNILAIANNIKGLWDESVKWHFKSSETAVKVGDSLMYYMSAHGVANIYRHQGKYQESLELFKECLSQKDNLRMLYASHINMGIIYTDLERYEDANRHTEKALALCVESGDIKGQIICGTNLGMNSTFLGKHREALVLLDDAITLAKNHEYQRLKLNAQIYKSKTLQALGWNLSAHATLMQVREGMSGYNYLNMEEEVFARLKDVALAMGNYKAAYDYLSESNRVSDSIQALQANKKLKEYEVKYETLKKEKKIEALNAEQSRKELEIRKQKESKRHMLFFFIIILVPVVGLLVVYYQKLRTQSLLAKQQEEISRHEIATLLKDQEIKLGKASIDGQISERKRLARELHDTIGGNLAAIKMRCAREADKNGFPSEIVDQIDDTYQMARTLSHSLIPKNLSATAFTSLLRESLEAFRTDTLSEIELSAYPEGEINTLEQNLQVEIFTIVRELVNNTSKHAEAGRIELSLTLVENSLNLLFEDDGKGFDLSKSNEGIGLQNMRKRVENLSGSFMIDSHPERGTLVNIEIPLSKDISEEENKAEVKIG
- a CDS encoding radical SAM protein; translated protein: MKALLIKACAPSPFKDYKKYMGSPSQNIFSTAACTPSYVELEMVDETSGMKVDFRSDADIVAIFFSTPDAIRAYEIADKFRKKGKAIILGGLHATFMKDEAKEHADAVIIGESEGIWEQILKDAENNSLKPFYERTEALDLKGLNHYPKHIIDASKYNWVWSVLVSRGCKYKCAFCLVHEFSGKIRHRPVKDVVDEIRRAPSNWIELHSDSLFADKEYARELLTAIKPLKIEWSTEADLTIAEDEELLDLAAESGLNYMLAGIETPSKEALKKVGKGFLDVSKTNQYIKRLKDRGIDVESNILFGFDEHTTDIFEDSWEYIKDLELSNCFPTIVIPFPGSRTYAKLERENRILTRDWSLYDGANVVFEPKNMSVRELEEGSQWVWEQYEGRKYGTSMWAKGKSLISYMLGYN